From Nitrospirae bacterium YQR-1, a single genomic window includes:
- the cas3 gene encoding CRISPR-associated helicase Cas3': YIFLPNMPFLLCFQTLRRFDTRNFRFKITGLLHDLGKYQPEFQNYLSNGGKRGSVAHASWGAGYSRLLGFTEASVAIDGHHKGLPDNSTWKSDTDPFKHHDVFNFDNIKQIFLNDIGINEADIKMTNSFDFKSGSSNQELFIRYLFSALTDSDWLSTEKHFDKDTFNMRLKTSLPIEEMIFNLESEFAKKGKDSEINQLRNSARNLVIQKAKMSCGFYSLALPTGMGKTLTSIEWALRHAKKNSLKRIIIVLPYVNIIDQTAHVLKNIFGEQWILEHHSSYNENTLSAKDKAEYYSLELERKKLACENWDYPIIVTTTVQFFESLFSNRPSQCRKIHSIAESVVIFDEVQSLPKEVILPTLRMLEDVHVVMKTSFLFCTATQPAFLKRQRFDGITSICPLIDNPEILYEKSKRVEYLLVNDLKPIDYDRLLEAVTQTGTAALIIFNTKKAALEFYQCTNNLLDWEKKYHLSTAMCPKHRKAVIGNIRKDIDPEHGRKILVVSTQLIEAGVDFDFPVVFRAMAPLESVIQAAGRCNREGTLGEMGGKVFLFKLQDSGMPDKTYAACAGHAEELIKQNINRLHCYDVFNKYYAEVVELYVDPDKHKINEARKRFDFETVSGAYRIINDVTEGLFIYHYSDESKQLLHSLDHKKFLSRDDYREMQTFTVAVYNQFLSRNKSMFKVMPQGFKVWYGNYDSETGISVAPIEADKLIV, from the coding sequence CTACATATTTTTACCGAATATGCCTTTTCTCCTCTGTTTTCAAACCCTTAGACGTTTTGACACTCGGAACTTCCGTTTTAAGATAACGGGTTTACTTCATGACCTCGGTAAATACCAGCCGGAATTTCAGAATTATCTGAGCAATGGTGGAAAGCGTGGCAGCGTTGCACATGCGTCATGGGGGGCTGGTTATTCAAGGCTTCTTGGATTTACTGAAGCGTCTGTAGCAATTGACGGGCATCATAAAGGATTGCCTGATAACTCGACATGGAAGAGCGACACTGATCCATTCAAACATCATGATGTTTTTAATTTTGACAATATTAAACAAATTTTTCTCAATGACATAGGCATTAATGAGGCAGATATCAAAATGACAAATTCTTTCGATTTTAAGAGCGGCTCATCAAATCAGGAACTTTTTATCAGGTACCTGTTTAGCGCTCTTACCGATAGTGATTGGCTCTCTACAGAAAAACATTTTGACAAGGATACGTTTAATATGCGTCTGAAGACCTCCTTACCAATAGAGGAGATGATATTTAATCTTGAATCTGAATTCGCTAAAAAAGGCAAAGATAGTGAAATTAACCAATTGCGCAATAGCGCCCGAAATCTCGTAATTCAGAAAGCTAAAATGTCTTGCGGATTTTATTCGTTAGCACTGCCAACCGGCATGGGTAAAACATTGACATCAATAGAGTGGGCGTTAAGACATGCAAAAAAGAATAGTTTGAAGCGTATAATAATAGTCCTTCCTTATGTAAATATTATAGATCAGACGGCACATGTTTTAAAAAATATTTTCGGCGAGCAGTGGATTTTAGAGCACCATAGCAGTTATAACGAGAACACACTATCTGCCAAAGATAAAGCAGAATATTATTCTTTAGAGCTTGAGCGAAAAAAATTAGCCTGTGAGAATTGGGACTATCCAATCATTGTAACTACCACCGTTCAATTCTTTGAGTCGCTATTTAGCAACAGACCTTCTCAATGTCGCAAGATTCATAGCATAGCCGAGTCTGTGGTTATATTTGATGAGGTTCAGTCACTTCCAAAAGAAGTAATATTGCCAACACTGAGGATGCTTGAGGATGTCCACGTTGTTATGAAAACATCATTTCTTTTTTGCACGGCAACTCAGCCTGCTTTTCTTAAAAGACAAAGGTTTGATGGCATAACTTCGATTTGTCCCTTAATTGACAATCCCGAAATACTTTACGAAAAATCAAAACGAGTTGAGTATCTATTGGTAAATGATTTAAAACCGATTGACTACGACAGGCTGCTTGAGGCTGTAACTCAGACAGGAACTGCTGCACTTATTATATTTAATACAAAAAAGGCTGCTTTAGAGTTTTATCAATGCACTAATAACCTTCTTGATTGGGAAAAGAAGTATCATTTATCAACGGCAATGTGTCCGAAGCACCGGAAAGCCGTCATTGGAAATATTAGAAAAGACATTGACCCAGAACACGGGAGAAAAATATTGGTGGTGTCAACGCAACTTATTGAAGCCGGTGTTGATTTTGATTTTCCAGTTGTATTTCGAGCTATGGCACCGCTTGAGTCTGTTATCCAAGCCGCAGGCCGATGCAATCGTGAAGGCACTTTGGGTGAGATGGGTGGAAAAGTGTTCTTGTTTAAATTACAAGACAGCGGTATGCCTGACAAAACATATGCAGCATGCGCAGGTCATGCAGAGGAGCTAATTAAACAAAATATTAACCGATTACACTGTTACGATGTATTCAATAAGTATTATGCAGAGGTAGTAGAGCTTTATGTTGATCCTGATAAACATAAAATCAATGAAGCGCGCAAAAGGTTTGATTTTGAAACTGTAAGTGGTGCTTATCGAATAATTAATGACGTTACAGAGGGTTTGTTTATCTATCATTACAGCGATGAAAGCAAGCAGTTACTGCATTCACTCGATCATAAGAAATTTTTATCAAGAGATGATTACCGGGAAATGCAGACGTTTACAGTTGCAGTTTATAATCAATTTCTGAGCCGGAATAAATCTATGTTTAAAGTAATGCCACAAGGGTTTAAGGTATGGTACGGCAACTACGACAGTGAAACAGGTATTTCTGTAGCACCAATAGAGGCTGACAAACTCATTGTATAA
- the cas5c gene encoding type I-C CRISPR-associated protein Cas5c has protein sequence MLDKREVRVKVKGDFALFTRPDLKVERMTYPCMTPSAARGILDSILWKPEFQWYIRRIIVLKPIRFATIKRNEINSKQSKHPIIIEENRVQRNSVVLRDVAYIIEASIYQSQVSEKNKPEKYVGRKGIDSKNDGIFNRRLKKGQCWRRPYLGVREFTAEFMEPDGTEQPITETVPIGSMLFDIFYDTKGKPAPLFFYDVAIRNGILNCEVPENDKMMESSHVQPPMDSEASAQIYEFNLQEEREAGL, from the coding sequence ATGCTCGATAAACGTGAGGTAAGAGTAAAAGTAAAAGGCGATTTTGCTTTGTTTACACGTCCAGATCTAAAAGTTGAACGTATGACATATCCGTGTATGACGCCATCGGCAGCAAGGGGTATTCTTGATTCCATTTTATGGAAGCCGGAGTTTCAATGGTACATCAGGCGAATAATTGTGTTGAAACCAATTCGGTTTGCAACGATTAAGCGTAATGAGATTAATTCAAAACAAAGTAAACATCCAATTATTATTGAGGAGAATCGAGTGCAACGAAACAGTGTAGTGCTCAGGGATGTGGCCTATATAATTGAGGCATCAATTTATCAGAGTCAAGTATCAGAGAAAAACAAACCTGAAAAATACGTAGGGAGAAAAGGTATTGATTCTAAAAATGATGGAATATTTAACAGAAGACTTAAAAAAGGGCAATGCTGGCGTAGGCCATATCTTGGTGTTCGTGAATTTACCGCTGAATTTATGGAACCGGATGGAACTGAGCAACCGATAACGGAAACTGTTCCGATAGGGAGTATGCTGTTTGACATCTTTTATGACACGAAAGGAAAACCTGCTCCTTTGTTTTTTTATGATGTTGCGATACGCAATGGTATTTTGAATTGTGAGGTACCGGAAAATGATAAGATGATGGAATCAAGCCATGTCCAACCGCCTATGGACAGTGAAGCATCTGCCCAGATTTATGAGTTTAACCTGCAAGAGGAAAGGGAGGCTGGTTTATGA
- the cas8c gene encoding type I-C CRISPR-associated protein Cas8c/Csd1 yields the protein MIKEFSEFGKSLRSQKTENNWVNDALQEVDISLVLTIKHDGSFVSLRSIEKKKTIAEAVQRTSGKGARLLIDNCGYVLGVYDYDGNDFKKKAKKMGEQKAHDILKKDTSEKLELFKDRLNEFVDLDEIKPLFKFYDSNKQSGIDTVTQDYFMKNILKKDRGGNIALLVSNTDKYVHEHDVVYQRIVDVYTLKQKDFISKIKRKCSICGGWQYPVGDFTHFPIKGIPGSKEPAGGRKLVSYNGDNNPFESYGMVGNENSMICTNCSKTYVEGLNWLLSEGTIFKNKKNKDDIRYTNRWPLTRSASFRMDTVMVFWTRENKKLDVADFLERPKSEEVAKFIDSVTSAKESDSRYLEHDRFYSCTLSGSAARVVVRDWIETSLVDFKESIAKWFQDIAIVEYDNDLKNTQINYAGLYDLARCCQRKNTDGTYDKEDKSLSRVAANLWNAALKNVKPPLWILTKVLQRARINGKPQNESKVQKHIDGVTAERAALIKLILNRQNEGGNFVITEKIVEGNRPAAYVCGQIFAKLESIQYFALGEKNAGIREKFFTFAMTSPSSAFGRLFNLNSKHFTKLKNDKPGLAVNMDCELQLLCKDVDINCFPATFSLIEQGQFAIGYYHQRQLQFNCSKENKKER from the coding sequence ATGATTAAAGAATTTAGCGAATTTGGGAAAAGTCTCAGAAGTCAGAAAACTGAAAACAACTGGGTAAACGATGCACTTCAGGAAGTAGATATTTCCCTTGTTTTAACAATTAAGCATGATGGCAGTTTTGTTTCTTTGAGAAGTATTGAGAAGAAAAAAACGATAGCGGAGGCAGTGCAAAGAACAAGTGGGAAAGGAGCAAGGCTATTAATAGATAATTGTGGTTATGTCCTTGGCGTTTATGATTATGATGGCAATGACTTTAAAAAGAAGGCCAAAAAAATGGGCGAGCAAAAAGCTCATGATATTTTAAAAAAAGATACGTCTGAAAAACTGGAGCTATTTAAGGACCGTTTAAATGAATTTGTTGATTTGGATGAGATAAAACCTCTTTTTAAGTTTTATGATTCCAACAAACAAAGTGGTATAGATACTGTTACTCAGGATTATTTTATGAAGAATATTCTGAAAAAGGATCGAGGTGGTAATATTGCATTGTTAGTATCAAACACGGATAAATATGTCCATGAGCATGATGTCGTTTATCAAAGAATAGTTGATGTCTATACACTTAAACAAAAAGATTTCATATCAAAAATTAAGAGGAAATGCTCAATTTGCGGTGGATGGCAATATCCAGTTGGTGATTTCACCCATTTTCCAATTAAAGGTATTCCAGGTTCTAAAGAACCTGCCGGGGGACGCAAATTAGTTTCGTATAACGGGGATAACAATCCATTTGAGTCATATGGAATGGTCGGTAATGAAAATAGCATGATTTGCACTAATTGCTCAAAAACATATGTTGAAGGGCTAAATTGGCTATTATCAGAAGGGACTATATTTAAAAATAAAAAAAATAAAGATGATATACGTTATACGAATAGATGGCCACTTACAAGAAGTGCAAGTTTTAGAATGGACACTGTAATGGTTTTTTGGACACGAGAAAACAAAAAGTTGGATGTAGCCGACTTCCTTGAGAGGCCAAAATCAGAGGAAGTTGCAAAATTTATTGATTCAGTGACATCTGCAAAAGAAAGTGATAGTCGTTATCTTGAACACGACCGTTTCTATTCCTGTACACTTTCCGGCTCAGCAGCGCGTGTAGTGGTACGAGACTGGATTGAAACAAGCCTAGTCGATTTTAAAGAATCAATTGCAAAATGGTTTCAAGATATCGCTATTGTTGAATACGATAATGACTTAAAAAATACGCAGATAAATTATGCCGGTCTTTATGATCTGGCAAGATGCTGTCAAAGAAAAAACACTGATGGCACTTATGATAAAGAAGATAAGTCGTTGTCAAGAGTGGCTGCAAACTTATGGAACGCTGCATTAAAGAACGTCAAGCCACCATTGTGGATATTGACAAAAGTTCTTCAACGTGCTCGTATTAATGGCAAACCTCAAAATGAAAGTAAAGTACAAAAACATATTGATGGTGTTACTGCAGAACGGGCGGCTTTAATCAAATTAATCTTAAATCGGCAAAATGAAGGAGGAAATTTTGTGATAACTGAGAAAATTGTAGAGGGTAATAGACCGGCGGCATATGTCTGTGGACAGATTTTTGCAAAGCTGGAAAGTATTCAATATTTTGCATTAGGTGAAAAAAACGCAGGAATTAGAGAGAAATTTTTTACATTTGCCATGACATCGCCATCATCTGCATTCGGGCGATTATTCAACCTAAATTCAAAGCATTTTACAAAATTGAAAAATGACAAGCCTGGTCTAGCTGTTAATATGGACTGTGAACTTCAACTATTGTGCAAGGATGTAGATATTAATTGTTTTCCGGCCACTTTTTCGTTAATTGAACAGGGACAGTTTGCCATAGGATACTATCATCAGAGGCAGTTACAATTTAACTGTTCTAAAGAAAACAAAAAGGAGAGATAA